The Paracoccus sp. MC1862 genome includes a window with the following:
- a CDS encoding glycosyltransferase — MPDPAALDISETQVRSPLHPTQAKGVAVRTSRIVAISDFCSRVPPEPRAAREPASGALPPLADRAEVRVTGGYLERLPLAAVASGLVDAAEIWSFAGRNGESDADCNRPCGTPDPARPGLTRRVFRADGPSPYGSAEALAHVAAHGAPDILCVWGLGVDAALMEACAGAVTIYNSIDAPALRLPDDIARRFDLFLTGAEWQSDEIRARIPGARCLMLPIGPEFASGDTFHPTGAPKDRDVVYVACTQPYKRHDILFDALERRPGTSVLLVVGYGHMTEELRADAARRGLDVEIVGPLPHDEVNRQINRARIGVVCGQHDGAPAILTEYQLAGLPVLANADLVCGLQYITPETGLAAAPGAEFAAAMARLIERHVDYDPRPHALANWGWQASIVRLKAGIDTIRTGR, encoded by the coding sequence GTGCCTGATCCCGCCGCCCTTGATATCTCCGAAACGCAAGTCCGCTCTCCGCTTCATCCGACACAGGCGAAAGGTGTAGCGGTCCGCACGTCCCGGATCGTCGCCATCTCTGACTTCTGTTCACGGGTGCCGCCCGAGCCTCGGGCCGCACGCGAGCCGGCATCGGGCGCGCTGCCGCCCCTTGCCGACCGCGCCGAGGTCCGGGTGACCGGCGGCTATCTCGAACGCCTGCCACTGGCCGCCGTGGCCTCGGGCCTCGTTGACGCAGCCGAGATATGGAGCTTTGCGGGCCGCAACGGCGAATCCGATGCCGACTGCAACCGCCCCTGCGGCACTCCCGATCCCGCGCGGCCCGGCCTGACCCGCCGGGTGTTCCGGGCGGACGGCCCTTCCCCTTACGGTTCGGCCGAGGCGCTGGCCCATGTCGCGGCGCATGGTGCGCCCGATATCCTGTGCGTCTGGGGCCTCGGCGTCGATGCGGCGCTGATGGAGGCCTGCGCGGGCGCGGTCACGATCTACAACTCCATCGACGCGCCCGCCCTGCGGTTGCCCGACGACATCGCCCGCCGCTTCGACCTGTTCCTGACCGGGGCCGAGTGGCAGTCGGACGAGATCCGCGCCCGCATCCCCGGCGCGCGCTGCCTGATGCTGCCCATCGGCCCCGAGTTCGCTTCGGGCGACACCTTCCACCCGACCGGTGCGCCCAAGGACCGCGACGTGGTCTATGTGGCCTGCACCCAGCCCTACAAGCGGCACGACATCCTGTTCGACGCGCTGGAACGCCGCCCCGGCACCTCGGTGCTGCTGGTCGTGGGCTACGGCCACATGACCGAGGAACTGCGCGCGGACGCTGCCCGCCGGGGGCTGGACGTGGAAATTGTGGGTCCCTTGCCCCATGACGAAGTGAACCGCCAGATCAACCGCGCCCGCATCGGCGTGGTCTGTGGCCAGCACGACGGCGCCCCCGCGATCCTGACCGAATACCAGCTTGCCGGGTTGCCGGTGCTGGCGAATGCGGACCTTGTCTGCGGGCTGCAATACATCACGCCCGAAACCGGCCTTGCCGCCGCACCGGGGGCGGAATTCGCCGCCGCGATGGCCCGCCTGATCGAGCGTCACGTCGACTATGACCCCCGCCCTCATGCGCTGGCGAACTGGGGCTGGCAGGCCAGCATCGTCCGGCTGAAGGCCGGGATCGACACGATCCGGACGGGACGCTGA
- the aroB gene encoding 3-dehydroquinate synthase, producing MIRTVPVALGERSYDVRIGPGLIARAGEEIAPLLSRPRVAILTDERVAALHLPALSAALDRAGIRSSALALPTGEATKSWDHLGRAVEWLLAERIERRDIVIALGGGVIGDLAGFAAAILRRGVRFVQLPTTLLAQVDSSVGGKTGINSPQGKNLIGAFHQPSLVLADTDVLATLSARDFRAGYGEVVKYGLLGDADFFGWLEEHGPRLRRDQEALIHAVAHSVAMKAAIVARDETEQGDRALLNLGHTFGHALESATGYSNRLLHGEGVAIGCALAFDLSARLGLCPQEDPSRVGAHLAAMGMPAQLSDIPGDLPDDAGLIALMGQDKKVVDGRLRLILARGIGRAFVASDIDPAAIAATLGQAR from the coding sequence ATGATCCGCACCGTCCCCGTCGCCCTGGGCGAGCGTTCCTATGACGTCCGCATCGGTCCCGGCCTGATCGCCCGCGCAGGCGAGGAAATCGCCCCGCTGCTGTCGCGCCCCCGCGTCGCCATCCTGACGGATGAGCGGGTGGCCGCCCTGCACCTGCCCGCGCTGTCTGCTGCCCTTGACCGTGCGGGGATCAGATCCTCGGCCCTGGCGCTGCCTACGGGCGAGGCCACGAAAAGCTGGGATCACCTCGGCCGCGCGGTCGAATGGCTGCTGGCCGAGCGGATCGAGCGGCGCGACATCGTGATCGCGCTGGGCGGGGGCGTGATCGGCGATCTCGCGGGCTTCGCCGCGGCGATCCTGCGCCGGGGCGTGCGCTTCGTGCAGCTTCCGACGACGCTGCTGGCGCAGGTGGACAGTTCCGTGGGCGGCAAGACGGGGATCAACTCGCCCCAGGGCAAGAACCTGATCGGGGCGTTTCACCAGCCGAGCCTCGTGCTGGCGGATACGGATGTGCTGGCGACCTTGTCCGCCCGCGATTTCCGCGCGGGCTATGGCGAGGTGGTGAAATACGGGCTGCTGGGGGATGCGGATTTCTTCGGCTGGCTGGAGGAGCACGGGCCGCGTCTGCGCCGGGACCAGGAGGCGCTGATCCATGCGGTGGCCCATTCCGTCGCCATGAAGGCCGCCATCGTGGCGCGGGATGAAACCGAGCAGGGCGACCGCGCGCTGCTGAACCTGGGCCACACCTTCGGCCATGCGCTGGAATCCGCGACCGGCTATTCCAACCGGCTGCTGCATGGCGAGGGCGTGGCGATCGGCTGCGCGCTGGCCTTTGACCTGTCGGCGCGGCTGGGCCTCTGCCCGCAGGAGGACCCGTCACGGGTCGGCGCGCATCTGGCGGCGATGGGAATGCCGGCGCAGCTGTCGGACATTCCGGGCGATCTGCCGGATGACGCGGGGTTGATCGCGCTGATGGGGCAGGACAAGAAGGTTGTGGACGGACGGCTGCGGCTGATCCTCGCGCGTGGGATCGGGCGGGCCTTTGTTGCCTCGGACATTGATCCGGCGGCGATCGCCGCAACCCTCGGCCAAGCCAGATGA
- a CDS encoding shikimate kinase — translation MKRSIVLIGMMGAGKSAVGAELGRRLGVPVLDTDTEIERAAAAAIPEIFARDGEAFFRARESEVLARVLRGPPGIVSTGGGAFLRPENREIISAAGVSVWLDPKLSTLWRRVRQKPTRPLLQTEDPRGTLERLLAERAPVYALADITVAVQDRDTVEATATRVLGAIRAACPDILEPA, via the coding sequence GTGAAACGCAGCATCGTGCTGATCGGCATGATGGGGGCCGGCAAGTCGGCGGTCGGGGCCGAGCTTGGCCGCCGCCTCGGCGTGCCCGTCCTTGACACCGACACCGAGATCGAGCGCGCCGCCGCCGCCGCCATCCCCGAGATCTTCGCCCGCGACGGCGAGGCCTTTTTCCGCGCCCGCGAATCCGAGGTGCTGGCCCGCGTGCTGCGCGGCCCGCCCGGCATCGTCTCGACCGGCGGCGGGGCTTTTCTGCGCCCCGAGAACCGCGAGATCATCTCGGCGGCAGGGGTATCGGTCTGGCTGGACCCAAAACTTTCGACGCTGTGGCGCAGGGTCAGGCAGAAGCCGACCCGTCCGCTGCTGCAGACCGAAGACCCGCGCGGCACGCTGGAACGCCTGCTGGCCGAGCGCGCACCGGTCTATGCGCTGGCCGACATCACCGTGGCGGTGCAGGACCGCGACACGGTCGAGGCCACCGCGACGCGGGTGCTCGGTGCCATCCGCGCCGCCTGTCCCGACATCCTGGAGCCCGCATGA
- the tkt gene encoding transketolase: MPLTARRLADPDHWNLASAIRVLSMDAVEAANSGHPGMPMGMADVATVLWGKHLKFDASAPHWFDRDRFILSAGHGSMLIYSLLHLTGFEQMTLDQIRNFRQWGAATAGHPEYGHAEGVETTTGPLGQGLATSVGFAMAEAKMRAEFGEELCDHRTWVIAGDGCLMEGISQEAITLAGHLRLGRLIVLWDDNKITIDGAVSLSDSTDQLKRFEAAGWRTLSCDGHDPADIDRVLTAAKEDDGRPVLVACNTTIGYGSAKKGGTSGVHGSPLGAEEIAATRLAYAWEHKPFELPDELVARWREIGARGAADRKAWNARVDALPDAQRNAFASRVAGEPNEALAPAITALKEKASAEQPKVATRKASEMVLEVVNPILPETIGGSADLTGSNNTKTRDLGIFDAQNRAGRYVHWGIREHGMAAAMNGLALHGGFRPYGGTFLVFTDYMRGAMRLSALMGVPVVYVMTHDSIGLGEDGPTHQPVEHLAMLRATPNTWTFRPADLVETAEAWELALTTDLTPSVLALSRQNLPTVRMEHTPENLTAKGAYILREASTQPKAVLMASGSEVEIALKAAEALEADGTPTRVVSVPCMELFRDQPEGYRAEVLPEGPVRVAIEAAVRQPWDWLLMGERGDWKRQDFIGMTGFGASAPADRLYKEFGITPEAAVAKVKALL; encoded by the coding sequence ATGCCTCTTACCGCGCGCCGCCTTGCCGATCCCGACCACTGGAACCTCGCCAGCGCGATCCGCGTGCTGTCGATGGACGCGGTCGAGGCCGCGAACTCGGGCCATCCGGGAATGCCCATGGGCATGGCCGACGTGGCGACCGTGCTGTGGGGCAAGCACCTCAAGTTCGACGCCTCGGCGCCTCACTGGTTCGACCGCGACCGCTTCATCCTGTCGGCGGGCCACGGCTCCATGCTGATCTATTCGCTGCTGCACCTGACGGGGTTCGAGCAGATGACGCTCGACCAGATCCGCAACTTCCGCCAATGGGGCGCGGCGACGGCGGGCCACCCGGAGTATGGCCATGCCGAGGGCGTGGAGACCACCACTGGCCCCTTGGGCCAGGGCCTTGCGACCTCGGTCGGCTTCGCGATGGCCGAGGCCAAGATGCGCGCCGAGTTCGGCGAGGAACTGTGCGACCACCGCACCTGGGTCATCGCCGGCGACGGCTGCCTGATGGAAGGCATCAGCCAGGAGGCGATCACCCTTGCCGGGCACCTGCGCCTCGGTCGCCTGATCGTCCTGTGGGACGACAACAAGATCACCATCGACGGCGCGGTGTCGCTGTCGGATTCGACCGACCAGCTCAAGCGCTTCGAGGCGGCGGGCTGGCGGACGCTGTCCTGCGACGGCCATGACCCGGCCGACATCGACCGCGTGCTGACCGCCGCGAAAGAGGACGACGGCCGCCCGGTGCTGGTCGCCTGCAACACCACCATCGGCTATGGCTCGGCCAAGAAGGGCGGCACCTCGGGCGTCCACGGCTCGCCGCTGGGGGCCGAGGAGATCGCGGCCACCCGCCTGGCTTACGCTTGGGAACACAAGCCCTTCGAGCTGCCCGACGAGTTGGTCGCCCGCTGGCGCGAGATCGGCGCGCGCGGTGCCGCCGACCGCAAGGCTTGGAACGCCCGGGTGGACGCCCTGCCCGACGCCCAGCGCAACGCCTTCGCCTCGCGCGTGGCCGGAGAGCCGAACGAGGCGCTCGCTCCCGCCATCACCGCCCTGAAGGAGAAAGCCAGCGCCGAGCAACCCAAGGTCGCGACCCGCAAGGCGTCAGAGATGGTGCTGGAGGTCGTCAATCCGATCCTGCCCGAAACCATCGGCGGCTCGGCGGACCTGACGGGGTCCAACAACACCAAGACCCGCGACCTCGGCATCTTCGACGCCCAGAACCGCGCAGGCCGTTATGTCCACTGGGGCATCCGCGAACACGGCATGGCCGCCGCGATGAACGGCCTCGCCCTGCACGGCGGCTTCCGCCCCTATGGCGGCACCTTCCTCGTGTTCACCGACTACATGCGCGGCGCGATGCGGCTGTCGGCGCTGATGGGCGTGCCGGTCGTCTATGTAATGACCCATGATTCCATCGGCCTTGGCGAGGATGGCCCGACCCACCAGCCGGTCGAGCACCTGGCCATGCTGCGCGCCACGCCCAACACCTGGACCTTCCGCCCTGCCGATCTGGTGGAAACCGCCGAGGCCTGGGAACTGGCGCTGACCACCGACTTGACGCCTTCGGTCCTCGCCTTGTCGCGGCAGAACCTGCCGACCGTTCGCATGGAACATACGCCCGAGAACCTGACCGCCAAGGGCGCCTACATCCTTCGCGAAGCCTCCACCCAGCCCAAGGCGGTCCTGATGGCCTCCGGCTCCGAGGTGGAAATCGCCCTCAAGGCCGCCGAGGCGCTGGAAGCCGATGGCACCCCCACCCGCGTCGTCTCGGTCCCCTGCATGGAGCTGTTCCGCGACCAGCCCGAGGGCTACCGCGCGGAAGTCTTGCCCGAAGGCCCCGTCCGCGTCGCCATCGAGGCCGCCGTCCGCCAGCCTTGGGACTGGCTGCTCATGGGCGAGCGCGGCGACTGGAAGCGTCAGGACTTCATCGGCATGACCGGCTTCGGCGCCTCCGCTCCCGCC
- the ssb gene encoding single-stranded DNA-binding protein — MAGSVNKVILIGNLGQDPEIRTFQNGGKIANLRIATSENWKDRTSGERRERTEWHTVVIHSEPLVRVAEQYLKKGMKIYIEGQLETRKWQDQSGTDRYSTEVALRPFRSELTMLDSRGGGGGGGGGGGGGQGGGGFGGGSRGGYDEGYADSDRGPSGGGSGSGQGRGTPDFDDEIPF; from the coding sequence ATGGCAGGCAGCGTCAACAAGGTCATCCTGATCGGCAACCTGGGTCAGGACCCGGAAATCCGCACCTTCCAGAACGGCGGCAAGATCGCCAACCTGCGGATCGCCACCTCGGAAAACTGGAAGGACCGCACCTCGGGCGAGCGGCGCGAGCGCACCGAATGGCACACGGTCGTGATCCACTCGGAACCGCTGGTCCGCGTGGCCGAGCAATATCTGAAGAAGGGGATGAAGATTTACATCGAGGGCCAACTGGAAACCCGCAAGTGGCAGGACCAGTCCGGCACCGACCGTTATTCGACCGAGGTGGCGTTGCGCCCCTTCCGCAGCGAGCTGACGATGCTGGACAGCCGTGGCGGTGGCGGTGGCGGTGGCGGTGGCGGTGGCGGCGGACAGGGCGGCGGCGGCTTCGGAGGAGGCTCGCGCGGCGGGTATGACGAGGGCTATGCCGACTCTGACCGGGGTCCCTCTGGAGGCGGTTCGGGCAGTGGCCAGGGCCGAGGCACGCCGGACTTCGACGACGAGATCCCTTTCTGA
- a CDS encoding lytic transglycosylase domain-containing protein yields MNAVIANVRRWAKVTALAFAGLAVAAPAQADGLRLGGASSKSRAVQFQKQTQLMDSRLAAQYQRSQRLRPDAGKERTVTVISLDGSAGSIPRYTGNQRSQYLPHARAAARKHGIPEDLFLRLVQQESGWNAGARSHKGATGLAQLMPATAAKLGVNPNDPVQNLDGGARYLRMMYNTFGDWRLALAAYNAGPGAVTKHKGIPPYRETRNYVRIIAGG; encoded by the coding sequence ATGAACGCAGTGATCGCGAACGTGAGGCGGTGGGCCAAGGTCACCGCGCTGGCCTTTGCCGGCCTTGCGGTGGCCGCCCCGGCGCAGGCGGATGGCCTGCGGCTGGGCGGTGCGTCCTCCAAGTCGAGGGCGGTGCAGTTCCAGAAGCAGACGCAACTGATGGATTCGCGTCTGGCGGCGCAGTACCAGCGGTCCCAGCGGCTGCGGCCCGACGCCGGCAAGGAACGGACGGTGACGGTCATCAGCCTCGACGGCAGCGCCGGGTCGATCCCGCGCTATACCGGCAACCAGCGCAGCCAGTACCTGCCCCATGCCCGCGCCGCCGCCCGCAAGCACGGCATCCCCGAGGACCTGTTCCTGCGGCTTGTCCAGCAGGAATCGGGCTGGAACGCAGGCGCGCGCTCGCACAAGGGTGCGACGGGCCTCGCGCAACTGATGCCGGCGACGGCGGCCAAGCTGGGGGTGAACCCGAACGACCCGGTGCAGAACCTGGACGGCGGGGCGCGCTACCTGCGGATGATGTACAACACCTTCGGCGACTGGCGGCTGGCACTGGCGGCCTATAACGCCGGTCCGGGCGCGGTCACCAAGCACAAGGGCATCCCGCCGTATCGCGAGACCCGCAACTACGTCCGCATCATCGCCGGCGGCTGA
- the hemB gene encoding porphobilinogen synthase — MPATPIIAPFPATRLRRLRRTPALRALTAERQVSAQNLIWPIFVTEVAGGEGEVPSMPGVDRLTLDGAKRAAEKAMELGIPAICIFPHSDPDLKTEGCERAWDPENIGNRAIRAIKQVAPDLAVMTDIALDPYNINGHDGFVRNGVILNDETIEALVRMALAQAEAGADILGPSDMMDGRIGALRRALESAGHKDVAILSYAAKFASGFYGPFRDAVGASGRLVGDKKTYQINPANRDEALRCVARDLAEGADMVMVKPGMPYLDICREVKDQFGAPTFAYQVSGEYAMMEGAIRAGWLKREVVMESLLCFRRAGCDGILTYYAPQVAEALAQG, encoded by the coding sequence ATGCCCGCCACCCCCATCATCGCGCCCTTCCCCGCCACGCGCCTGCGTCGGCTGCGCCGCACCCCCGCCCTGCGGGCGCTGACGGCGGAACGGCAGGTCTCGGCCCAGAACCTGATCTGGCCGATCTTCGTGACCGAGGTTGCGGGCGGCGAGGGCGAGGTCCCCTCGATGCCCGGCGTGGACCGGCTGACGCTGGACGGAGCCAAGCGGGCGGCGGAAAAGGCGATGGAACTCGGCATCCCCGCGATCTGCATCTTCCCCCATTCCGACCCCGACCTGAAAACGGAAGGCTGCGAAAGGGCGTGGGACCCCGAGAACATCGGCAACCGCGCCATCCGCGCGATCAAACAGGTCGCGCCGGACCTTGCGGTGATGACCGACATCGCGCTGGACCCCTATAACATCAACGGGCACGACGGCTTTGTGCGGAACGGAGTCATCCTGAACGACGAGACGATCGAGGCGCTGGTCCGCATGGCGCTGGCGCAGGCCGAGGCCGGGGCGGACATCCTCGGGCCGTCCGACATGATGGACGGGCGGATCGGGGCGCTGCGGCGGGCGCTGGAAAGCGCGGGCCACAAGGACGTGGCGATCCTGTCCTATGCGGCCAAATTTGCCTCGGGTTTCTACGGGCCGTTCCGGGACGCGGTCGGCGCCTCGGGGCGGCTGGTGGGCGACAAGAAGACCTACCAAATCAACCCCGCGAACCGGGACGAGGCCCTGCGCTGCGTCGCCCGCGATCTGGCCGAAGGCGCGGACATGGTCATGGTCAAGCCGGGGATGCCCTATCTCGACATCTGCCGCGAGGTGAAGGACCAGTTCGGCGCGCCGACCTTCGCCTATCAGGTCAGCGGCGAATACGCGATGATGGAGGGCGCGATCCGCGCCGGCTGGCTGAAACGCGAGGTGGTGATGGAAAGCCTGCTGTGCTTCCGTCGCGCCGGATGCGACGGCATCCTGACCTATTACGCACCACAGGTGGCCGAGGCCCTAGCGCAAGGCTGA
- a CDS encoding tyrosine recombinase: MSGPRRPGRPPARQDKGAVEDLRRIGAFLDAQAAEAGAAHNTLLAYGRDLADLAAWAARQGISLTTMTREDIEAYLSACDAEGLSRATRARRLSAIRQFTRFALDENWREDDPAIRLSGPGRGQRLPKVLSQAEVGRLLDIVPTHGASPEDRARNTAAMELIYATGMRVSELVSLPVAALRGDPELLLIRGKGGRERMVPLTGPARAAVARWLVLRDAAPAGSALGRLVAGKGARWLFPAAGAAGHMTRQAFHGMLANLAAAAGLPPGKVTPHVLRHAFATHLLEGGADLRAIQTLLGHADLGTTEIYTHVLDERMRELVLNHHPLARRHSSFS; the protein is encoded by the coding sequence ATGAGCGGCCCGCGCCGCCCCGGCCGTCCGCCCGCGCGGCAGGACAAGGGCGCGGTCGAGGACCTGCGGCGCATCGGCGCCTTTCTCGACGCGCAGGCGGCCGAGGCGGGGGCGGCGCACAATACGCTGCTGGCTTATGGGCGCGACCTTGCCGACCTCGCCGCATGGGCCGCGCGGCAGGGGATAAGCCTGACCACCATGACGCGCGAGGACATCGAGGCTTATCTGTCGGCTTGCGACGCCGAGGGCCTGTCCCGCGCAACCCGTGCCCGCAGGCTCTCTGCGATCCGCCAGTTCACCCGCTTCGCCCTGGACGAGAACTGGCGCGAGGATGACCCCGCCATCCGCCTCTCCGGCCCCGGCCGCGGCCAGCGGCTGCCCAAGGTGCTGAGCCAGGCCGAGGTCGGCAGGCTGCTCGACATCGTCCCGACGCATGGGGCCTCGCCCGAGGACCGCGCCCGCAACACCGCCGCGATGGAGCTGATCTATGCGACCGGGATGCGGGTCAGCGAACTGGTCTCGCTGCCCGTGGCCGCCCTGCGGGGCGACCCGGAACTGCTGCTGATCCGCGGCAAGGGCGGGCGCGAGCGCATGGTCCCACTGACCGGCCCCGCCCGCGCGGCCGTTGCCCGCTGGCTGGTCCTGCGCGACGCAGCCCCCGCCGGCAGCGCCTTGGGAAGGCTGGTCGCGGGCAAGGGCGCACGCTGGCTTTTCCCCGCCGCCGGAGCCGCCGGCCACATGACCCGGCAGGCCTTCCACGGGATGCTTGCGAATCTGGCGGCGGCGGCTGGCCTGCCGCCGGGCAAGGTCACGCCCCATGTCCTGCGCCACGCTTTCGCCACGCATCTGCTGGAAGGCGGGGCCGACCTGCGGGCGATCCAGACCCTGCTGGGCCACGCCGACCTCGGCACGACGGAAATCTACACCCATGTCCTCGACGAGCGGATGCGCGAACTGGTGCTGAACCACCATCCGCTCGCCCGCCGCCATTCATCATTTTCATAG